A genome region from Chryseobacterium sp. G0186 includes the following:
- a CDS encoding MFS transporter, translating into MDTRKNIILILASVGTFVEALDIAIINLTIPSIQEQFHIGAGTVQWLQTLYVLFFGGFLIIGGKLSDQLGRKKIFLLGALIFMLTSLGAGLSQNFEVLALFRALQGLGAAFVMPSALSIVTNTFREEQERNRAIGIFSSFAAIGSGSGLSVGGIISTYLSWHWVFLINVPILLITLILSYYYLPADEKNEKTQKTDLVSGILMVVGLLSLTYGTHELVHIKEQPFLVIGSLVAAVLLLVAVFYRLKSVAEPLFDLKLFKHGSLVVSNAVFFALGAFFIGFLFLISLMLQKDMGYSAASAGLMLVPFSIISALTAKFILPHVSKRLSSSQMGVLGWVFMLMGGVLLLISVYTDHPLAVVLLGAACISGIGMTFCFTALSVLGIQDVEPSHYGLASSLSSTSYFLGAGIGLSFMTLMSQIFPSEFSVGSLNLIILIGYALLALGMLFYFILKSLKVKQAKIAVPS; encoded by the coding sequence ATGGATACAAGGAAGAATATCATATTAATTTTAGCATCGGTAGGAACTTTTGTGGAGGCTTTGGATATTGCCATTATTAATTTAACGATTCCTTCAATTCAGGAACAGTTTCATATTGGAGCAGGAACCGTTCAATGGTTACAGACGCTTTATGTACTGTTCTTTGGAGGCTTTTTGATCATTGGAGGGAAGCTTTCTGATCAGTTGGGGAGAAAGAAAATATTCTTATTAGGGGCACTTATTTTCATGCTGACCTCATTAGGAGCAGGATTGTCTCAAAATTTTGAAGTGTTGGCGCTTTTTAGAGCCTTGCAGGGATTAGGAGCTGCATTTGTAATGCCATCGGCGTTGTCTATTGTGACCAATACATTCAGAGAAGAACAGGAAAGAAACCGTGCTATAGGTATTTTCAGTTCCTTTGCTGCAATCGGTTCGGGTAGTGGACTTTCTGTGGGAGGAATTATCAGTACATACCTAAGCTGGCATTGGGTTTTTCTTATTAATGTTCCCATTCTTTTAATCACATTGATCCTATCATACTACTATCTTCCGGCAGATGAAAAGAACGAAAAAACTCAAAAAACAGATCTTGTTTCCGGAATATTAATGGTTGTTGGACTTTTAAGCTTAACCTACGGAACCCATGAATTAGTACATATTAAAGAGCAGCCTTTTCTGGTAATTGGTTCATTGGTTGCTGCGGTATTACTTTTAGTGGCGGTATTCTACCGATTGAAATCAGTTGCAGAACCATTATTTGACTTAAAATTATTTAAGCATGGTTCATTGGTGGTTTCCAATGCTGTATTCTTTGCTTTAGGAGCATTCTTTATCGGATTTTTATTCCTGATTTCATTGATGCTTCAGAAAGATATGGGGTATAGTGCTGCTTCAGCAGGGTTAATGCTTGTTCCGTTCAGTATCATATCAGCTTTAACGGCTAAGTTTATTTTGCCCCATGTTTCAAAGCGGTTGAGTTCCTCTCAAATGGGGGTTCTTGGATGGGTTTTCATGCTGATGGGAGGAGTATTATTGTTAATCTCAGTGTATACAGATCATCCATTGGCTGTTGTTTTATTGGGGGCTGCCTGTATTTCGGGAATTGGAATGACGTTCTGCTTTACAGCACTTTCAGTATTGGGAATTCAGGATGTGGAACCCTCTCACTATGGATTGGCATCAAGTTTGAGTTCTACAAGTTATTTCCTGGGAGCTGGGATCGGATTGTCTTTCATGACGTTAATGAGCCAGATTTTTCCTTCAGAGTTTTCAGTAGGAAGCCTGAATCTTATTATTTTGATCGGCTACGCTCTTTTAGCACTGGGAATGTTATTCTATTTTATATTAAAAAGCTTAAAAGTGAAGCAAGCAAAAATAGCCGTTCCATCATAA
- a CDS encoding site-specific integrase: MTKVTLRYKPISKGRQSLYLEIYPPIQSETTGKLLRKLYLKMFIYNNPRSEAEKLHNEEISSFAERVRLQRQIDVHSTDYGFLNKTKFNSNFIDFFQAEVDSKSGSMHWSMAVAYFKKFAGEVFLFKHLNEAFCESYKKYLLSSPAVGRSKIKIQKSTATTYFSRFKSVLKKAYRNKYISADLGNFIHNIKVDDTHRPYLFKDELQRMANPDCNSSIVKKAGLFSALTGLRYCDIENLKWSDIQGTSGNYYILFKQNKTGKAEYYPVSNDTLELLGLRKEDDIKIFEGLKYNLIVKFLPGWLNNAGIKKHFTFHGFRHTFATLQLTSGTDIYTVSKLLGHKDVKTTEVYLRIVDELTKEASEKIKLDLNEGTIELNYNGLPLPEN; encoded by the coding sequence ATGACCAAGGTGACTTTACGGTATAAACCGATAAGTAAAGGACGACAAAGTCTGTATTTAGAAATTTATCCTCCTATACAGAGTGAAACCACAGGAAAGCTACTTAGAAAACTTTATCTTAAAATGTTCATCTACAACAACCCAAGATCTGAAGCTGAAAAACTCCATAATGAAGAAATTAGCTCTTTTGCTGAACGTGTACGTCTTCAACGACAAATTGATGTTCACAGTACTGACTATGGTTTTTTGAATAAGACAAAATTCAACTCCAACTTTATTGATTTTTTCCAGGCAGAAGTCGATAGCAAATCAGGGTCAATGCATTGGAGTATGGCTGTTGCCTATTTTAAAAAGTTTGCAGGTGAAGTCTTTTTATTTAAACACCTTAATGAAGCCTTCTGTGAGAGCTATAAAAAATACCTATTATCCTCTCCTGCAGTTGGACGTTCAAAAATAAAGATTCAAAAAAGTACTGCTACCACTTATTTTTCAAGATTTAAATCCGTCCTTAAAAAAGCCTATAGAAACAAATACATTTCGGCAGATCTGGGGAATTTTATTCATAATATCAAAGTAGATGATACGCATAGGCCTTATCTTTTTAAAGATGAATTGCAAAGAATGGCTAATCCTGATTGTAATTCCTCCATTGTCAAGAAAGCAGGACTGTTTTCGGCATTAACAGGACTTCGCTATTGTGATATTGAAAATCTAAAATGGAGCGATATACAGGGGACATCCGGAAATTACTATATTTTATTTAAGCAAAATAAAACAGGAAAGGCGGAATATTACCCTGTTTCCAATGATACGCTCGAATTATTGGGGCTTCGTAAAGAAGATGATATAAAAATTTTTGAAGGCCTAAAATACAATCTCATAGTTAAATTTCTTCCCGGATGGCTTAACAATGCAGGAATAAAAAAGCATTTTACATTCCATGGTTTTCGCCATACATTCGCCACATTACAGCTGACATCTGGTACGGATATCTATACAGTTTCAAAATTATTAGGTCATAAAGATGTTAAAACCACAGAAGTTTATTTGAGGATTGTAGATGAATTAACAAAAGAAGCTTCAGAAAAAATTAAATTGGATTTGAATGAAGGAACTATTGAACTTAATTATAATGGTCTTCCTTTACCTGAAAATTAA
- a CDS encoding helix-turn-helix transcriptional regulator → MSKRPINRLKAVLAEQGKTNKWLAEQLNKNETTVSRWCTNEVQPSMDIFVAIATLLKIDVRELINPTKTEQ, encoded by the coding sequence ATGAGTAAAAGGCCCATTAATAGACTTAAAGCTGTTTTAGCAGAACAAGGAAAGACAAATAAATGGCTAGCGGAGCAGTTAAACAAAAACGAAACCACTGTTTCTCGTTGGTGTACGAACGAAGTACAACCATCTATGGACATCTTCGTAGCGATTGCAACTCTATTAAAAATTGATGTAAGGGAATTGATTAACCCAACAAAAA
- a CDS encoding Lrp/AsnC family transcriptional regulator has product MATENYTPDEKDLSILRILQKDAKMSVRDISARINLSPTPTHERIKRMEKLGIIKEYTAVVDRKKVNKGMMVICMIALNVHNKKTAGKFIEEVSKLKEVVEFYNISGDFDFMLKILAPNMDEFHEFFINKLSEIEGIGQTKSIFVMSSIKESAQII; this is encoded by the coding sequence ATGGCAACAGAAAATTATACTCCGGATGAAAAAGACCTTTCTATTCTTCGGATTTTACAGAAGGATGCCAAGATGAGCGTCCGTGATATTTCAGCAAGAATCAACCTCAGCCCTACTCCCACGCATGAAAGAATTAAGCGTATGGAAAAACTTGGAATCATTAAGGAATATACCGCTGTAGTAGATCGTAAAAAAGTAAATAAGGGAATGATGGTGATCTGTATGATTGCCCTGAATGTTCACAATAAAAAGACAGCCGGAAAGTTCATTGAGGAAGTCAGCAAACTCAAAGAAGTGGTTGAGTTTTACAACATCAGTGGAGATTTTGATTTTATGCTAAAGATTCTTGCTCCCAATATGGATGAGTTTCATGAGTTTTTTATCAATAAGCTTTCTGAAATTGAAGGAATTGGCCAGACAAAAAGCATTTTTGTAATGAGCAGCATTAAGGAAAGCGCTCAGATCATATAA
- a CDS encoding helix-turn-helix domain-containing protein → MARKPKVEPDFVSQLAFDEVLEQVEFDLRIKEFVVMEIDGANYIIKPNIPYRADYFCIFLVQEGGVGFKLDDKRYEVSKGDLVFCPMAETFWVENIAEDYNAKYIFFSLDFISQAGFNYKSNNVLKSLSSDPTHIIRNEPDLYRKLQFHLDELKMLNNKEKDNYYFNEMIWHHFSLVIYEIDNYFKKIEKPHSVTLREDELTTSFFKLVQEHFKEEHNVQFYADKLFISRKYLTKVINKTTLKSPRDVIHQVLAVEARLLLKNPNLNVNEVAGHLKFSDQASFSKFFKKHTGRSPLEYRKDDLY, encoded by the coding sequence ATGGCTAGAAAACCCAAGGTAGAGCCCGATTTCGTTTCGCAATTGGCTTTTGATGAAGTATTGGAGCAGGTAGAATTTGATCTAAGGATCAAGGAATTTGTTGTAATGGAAATTGATGGGGCTAATTATATCATTAAGCCCAATATCCCTTACCGTGCAGACTATTTCTGTATCTTCCTTGTGCAGGAAGGAGGGGTGGGCTTTAAGCTTGATGATAAGAGATATGAAGTTTCCAAAGGTGATCTTGTGTTTTGTCCAATGGCTGAAACCTTTTGGGTAGAAAATATTGCTGAGGACTATAATGCAAAATATATCTTCTTTTCACTGGACTTTATTTCTCAGGCCGGATTCAACTATAAATCCAATAATGTTCTCAAAAGCCTGTCATCAGATCCTACCCATATCATCAGAAATGAACCGGATTTATACAGAAAATTACAGTTTCATCTCGATGAACTGAAGATGTTGAATAACAAGGAGAAAGATAATTATTATTTTAATGAAATGATCTGGCATCACTTTTCGCTGGTGATCTATGAGATTGATAATTACTTTAAAAAAATAGAAAAACCCCATTCAGTTACCCTTCGTGAAGATGAGCTTACCACCAGTTTCTTTAAGCTTGTTCAGGAGCATTTTAAAGAAGAGCATAATGTTCAGTTTTATGCAGATAAGTTATTTATCAGTCGTAAATATCTTACGAAGGTTATCAATAAAACGACCTTAAAATCCCCGAGAGATGTGATTCATCAGGTGTTGGCTGTAGAAGCCAGATTATTGCTTAAAAACCCTAATTTAAACGTAAATGAGGTGGCGGGACATTTGAAGTTTTCGGACCAGGCCTCTTTCAGTAAATTCTTTAAAAAACATACGGGCAGATCACCACTGGAATACAGGAAAGATGATCTGTATTGA
- a CDS encoding helix-turn-helix domain-containing protein, which produces MSSNIRIEKVCQYCGTKFIAKTTVTRYCSHICNKKAYKLEQRNTKITYARYKARNIEERQCPSVTHPVYLTVKETSAILKCSTKMVYFLISIGRLKAINLSVRKTRINVVDLALIC; this is translated from the coding sequence ATGAGCTCAAACATCAGAATTGAAAAAGTCTGCCAATATTGTGGTACAAAATTTATAGCCAAAACAACCGTTACCCGATATTGCAGTCATATCTGCAATAAAAAAGCTTATAAACTCGAACAACGAAATACAAAAATAACCTATGCAAGGTATAAAGCACGAAATATTGAAGAACGACAGTGTCCATCAGTAACCCATCCAGTATACCTCACTGTAAAAGAAACTTCTGCAATATTAAAATGCAGTACTAAAATGGTGTATTTCTTAATCAGTATCGGCCGCCTAAAAGCCATCAACCTATCTGTAAGAAAAACAAGAATTAATGTAGTAGATCTGGCACTAATCTGTTAG
- the mnmE gene encoding tRNA uridine-5-carboxymethylaminomethyl(34) synthesis GTPase MnmE, protein MNNETICALATANGIGALGIIRVSGDNALPIVQKSFPAKQLEKQKSHTIHYGYFMDEEEAIDEIMLSIFLAPKSFTTENSVEIAFHGSPHIGKRILETLIKNGARMAKAGEFTLRAFINGRIDLSQAEAIADVIASENEASRKVAINQLKGGITNEISLLRTDLLNFVSLIELELDFAEEDVEFADRTALSGLLDKIELKLNSLIESFQYGNAIKNGTAVAIIGKPNAGKSTLLNALLKEERAIVSNIAGTTRDTIEEILHIKGHAFRLIDTAGLRDTVDEIEAIGVKKAKEKVENANILVYLADAATEDFSEDIEMIQSLLRDDLKLIICATKIDEVTPTKYETVEDIFRNAIAHELDFIKISAVENQNIQDLKNELSSYVEHLKSEESNVVITNQRHFEALHKSLDAVHKVKEAISFRISTELLAYELRNSLEHLGEISGEVTNDEVLGNIFSKFCIGK, encoded by the coding sequence ATGAATAACGAGACCATTTGTGCCCTGGCTACAGCTAACGGAATAGGTGCCCTGGGCATTATCAGAGTTTCAGGAGATAATGCTTTACCCATAGTTCAGAAAAGTTTTCCAGCTAAGCAACTGGAAAAACAGAAATCCCATACCATCCATTATGGATATTTTATGGATGAAGAGGAAGCTATTGATGAAATTATGCTTTCTATTTTTCTAGCTCCGAAAAGTTTTACAACAGAAAATTCCGTGGAAATTGCCTTCCATGGCTCACCACATATTGGAAAACGTATTCTTGAAACCCTTATTAAAAATGGTGCCAGAATGGCCAAAGCGGGAGAATTTACTCTTCGCGCCTTTATCAACGGGAGAATTGACCTTTCTCAAGCAGAAGCCATTGCTGATGTAATTGCCTCTGAAAATGAAGCCTCCCGAAAGGTAGCCATCAACCAGTTGAAAGGAGGAATTACCAATGAAATTTCTTTATTAAGAACAGATCTTCTGAATTTTGTTTCCTTAATTGAACTGGAACTGGATTTCGCAGAGGAAGATGTAGAGTTTGCAGACAGAACTGCCCTGAGTGGACTGCTGGATAAAATCGAGTTAAAATTAAACTCCCTTATTGAGAGCTTCCAGTATGGAAATGCTATCAAAAACGGAACAGCCGTTGCCATCATTGGAAAGCCCAATGCCGGAAAATCTACTTTACTGAACGCCCTATTGAAAGAAGAAAGGGCTATTGTAAGTAATATTGCAGGAACAACCCGAGATACCATTGAAGAAATTCTACACATTAAAGGTCATGCATTCCGATTGATTGATACTGCCGGACTTCGTGACACCGTAGATGAAATTGAAGCCATAGGAGTTAAAAAAGCCAAGGAAAAAGTAGAAAATGCCAATATTCTGGTATACTTAGCTGATGCTGCAACCGAGGACTTTTCGGAGGACATTGAAATGATTCAATCCCTATTGAGAGATGATCTAAAGCTTATTATCTGCGCAACTAAGATTGACGAAGTAACGCCTACAAAATATGAAACAGTTGAAGACATTTTCAGAAATGCGATTGCTCATGAGCTTGATTTCATTAAGATTTCCGCCGTTGAAAACCAAAATATTCAGGATCTGAAAAATGAGCTCTCTTCCTATGTTGAACATTTGAAATCTGAAGAAAGTAACGTCGTTATTACCAACCAACGTCACTTTGAAGCCTTACACAAATCATTGGATGCAGTTCATAAAGTAAAAGAAGCTATCTCTTTCCGAATTTCCACAGAACTTTTAGCCTACGAACTGAGAAACTCCCTGGAACATCTTGGAGAAATTTCCGGTGAGGTTACGAATGATGAAGTGCTTGGGAATATTTTTTCTAAGTTTTGTATCGGGAAATAG